From one Streptomyces sp. CA-210063 genomic stretch:
- a CDS encoding response regulator, whose translation MTKAEADPIRVLVVEDDPVAADAHMMYVGRVPGFTAVGKAHTGAEARRALDRTPVDLLLLDLHLPDVHGLQLARSLRAAGYHADVIAVTSARDLTVVREGVSLGVVQYVLKPFTFATLRDRLVRYAEFHAAAGEASGQDEVDRALATLRAPGPAALPKGLSAPTLERVTVTLRDAGEGLTAAGVAEAVGISRITARRYLEHLVDAGRAARSPQYGQVGRPELQYRWVKG comes from the coding sequence ATGACCAAGGCCGAGGCCGATCCCATCAGAGTCCTGGTGGTCGAGGACGATCCCGTCGCCGCCGACGCCCACATGATGTACGTCGGCCGTGTCCCCGGCTTCACGGCTGTGGGCAAGGCCCACACGGGCGCGGAGGCACGCCGCGCGCTGGACCGCACGCCGGTGGACCTGCTGCTGCTGGACCTGCACCTGCCGGACGTACACGGCTTGCAGCTGGCCCGCTCGCTGCGTGCGGCCGGTTACCACGCGGACGTGATAGCGGTGACATCGGCGCGGGACCTGACGGTGGTGCGGGAGGGCGTGTCGCTGGGGGTGGTGCAGTACGTACTGAAGCCGTTCACGTTCGCGACGTTGCGGGACCGGCTGGTGAGGTACGCCGAGTTCCACGCGGCGGCGGGCGAGGCGAGCGGCCAGGACGAGGTGGACCGGGCGCTCGCGACCCTGCGGGCACCGGGGCCGGCCGCCCTGCCGAAAGGGCTGAGCGCGCCGACGCTGGAGCGGGTGACGGTGACCCTGCGGGATGCGGGTGAGGGCCTGACGGCGGCCGGGGTCGCGGAAGCGGTGGGCATCTCCCGGATCACGGCTCGGCGGTACCTGGAGCACTTGGTGGACGCGGGGCGGGCGGCGCGGAGTCCGCAGTACGGGCAGGTGGGGCGGCCGGAGCTGCAGTATCGGTGGGTGAAGGGGTAG